A genomic segment from Curtobacterium sp. MCSS17_007 encodes:
- a CDS encoding TetR/AcrR family transcriptional regulator has protein sequence MARRGSYAKGIAKREEILTVALDLVAQQGFRRTSIKDIADAVGLTQAGLLHYFDSKDDLWVEVLRRRDEVDLAQDWGIAAGDPGAFLAAIVRHNTEVPGLVQMFVNLSAAAATDPEHPAHEYFRERYERSRGDFARDFRAMQEDGRLRSDVDAEQLASVLLAISDGMQIQWLYDPSRDMADHVELVARLAVAQSVAPTSA, from the coding sequence ATGGCACGACGGGGTTCGTACGCGAAGGGCATCGCGAAGCGCGAGGAGATCCTCACGGTCGCGCTCGACCTCGTCGCCCAGCAGGGCTTCCGCCGGACGAGCATCAAGGACATCGCGGACGCGGTCGGGCTCACCCAGGCCGGGCTCCTGCACTACTTCGACTCGAAGGACGACCTCTGGGTCGAGGTCCTCCGTCGCCGCGACGAGGTCGACCTCGCCCAGGACTGGGGCATCGCAGCGGGCGACCCCGGCGCGTTCCTCGCGGCCATCGTCCGGCACAACACCGAGGTCCCCGGGCTCGTGCAGATGTTCGTCAACCTGTCCGCCGCCGCCGCGACGGACCCCGAGCACCCGGCGCACGAGTACTTCCGCGAGCGCTACGAGCGCAGCCGCGGCGACTTCGCCCGCGACTTCCGCGCCATGCAGGAAGACGGCCGACTGCGGTCGGACGTCGACGCCGAGCAGCTCGCGAGCGTCCTGCTCGCGATCTCGGACGGCATGCAGATCCAGTGGCTGTACGACCCGTCGCGCGACATGGCCGACCACGTCGAGCTCGTGGCACGCCTGGCGGTCGCGCAGTCCGTCGCACCCACCTCGGCCTGA
- a CDS encoding DUF6458 family protein — translation MRIGSSIALIVIGAIVAFAVDFQVAGIDLRLIGYILMAAGVVLLIISLAVGFGGRRTTTTTRSGVDPASGEQITRQDRRDGTY, via the coding sequence ATGCGCATCGGATCGAGCATCGCCCTGATCGTCATCGGTGCGATCGTCGCGTTCGCGGTCGACTTCCAGGTCGCGGGCATCGACCTGCGCCTGATCGGCTACATCCTGATGGCGGCCGGCGTCGTCCTGCTCATCATCAGCCTGGCGGTCGGGTTCGGCGGCCGTCGGACCACGACCACCACCCGGTCGGGCGTCGACCCGGCATCGGGGGAGCAGATCACGCGGCAAGACCGCCGCGACGGCACGTACTGA
- a CDS encoding aldo/keto reductase produces MVTSFPLRDGRTIPAVGFGVYKVDDAEAETAVGTALDAGYRHVDTAEMYGNERGVGKAIRASRLDRDDVFVTTKVWNDHQGRDATLRAFDASLERLGLDAVDLYLIHWPAAANDRYVETWRTLVELREQGRARSVGVSNFQVPHLQRVIDEAGEVPAVNQVERHPWLPQRELLAFHEEHGIVTEAWSPLGRGRLVDEPVLTRIADAHRVSVAQVLVRWNVQQGVVVLPKSVTPARIRSNIDVDGFVLTDEDLTAIDGLENGQRTGSHPDAVS; encoded by the coding sequence ATGGTCACCTCCTTCCCCCTCCGTGACGGCCGGACGATCCCCGCCGTCGGCTTCGGCGTCTACAAGGTCGACGACGCCGAGGCGGAGACCGCCGTCGGCACAGCGCTCGATGCGGGGTACCGCCACGTCGACACCGCCGAGATGTACGGCAACGAACGCGGCGTCGGGAAGGCGATCCGCGCCTCCCGTCTGGACCGCGACGACGTGTTCGTGACGACGAAGGTGTGGAACGACCACCAGGGGCGCGACGCGACCCTGCGGGCGTTCGATGCGAGCCTCGAGCGGCTCGGTCTCGACGCCGTCGACCTGTACCTGATCCACTGGCCGGCCGCGGCGAACGACCGGTACGTCGAGACCTGGCGGACCCTCGTCGAGCTGCGGGAGCAGGGGCGGGCACGGAGCGTCGGCGTCTCGAACTTCCAGGTGCCGCACCTGCAGCGGGTGATCGACGAGGCGGGCGAGGTCCCCGCTGTCAACCAGGTGGAACGGCACCCGTGGTTGCCGCAGCGCGAGCTGCTGGCGTTCCACGAGGAGCACGGCATCGTCACCGAGGCGTGGTCGCCGCTCGGACGCGGGCGGCTCGTCGACGAACCGGTGCTCACGCGGATAGCGGATGCGCACCGGGTGAGCGTCGCGCAGGTGCTCGTGCGGTGGAACGTGCAGCAGGGGGTCGTCGTCCTGCCGAAGTCGGTGACGCCGGCACGCATCCGGTCGAACATCGACGTCGACGGCTTCGTGCTGACCGACGAGGACCTGACGGCGATCGACGGGCTCGAGAACGGGCAGCGCACGGGGTCGCACCCGGACGCGGTGTCCTGA
- a CDS encoding LysM domain-containing protein has protein sequence MGRTRARGATVVALVGMSTLLLTGCSLFGDDAPLPKPTGHAAPSATATPGPVDGSGAADATAQPVTAPQAVPPGTVVAETDAVSKSGDTSIHVRVVANDHGTFDAQLSGYRTTNPQPMGVQFRRTAQYGDGGDARAVADTRWAADGQPPATVSLADAGPYPDWLHTVVLVPDQSDGDDSNRPWVHKALAIGELSWSIPNPEPDLHVTLGTARPGAYGYAFDADDETLRGTTGTPVAYRVNEGDDQTTIAERFGITVSQLRWLNPSMQTDGKGWVLAGSWINLDPASR, from the coding sequence ATGGGTCGGACGAGGGCACGGGGAGCGACGGTCGTCGCGCTGGTGGGGATGAGCACGCTGCTGCTGACGGGCTGCTCGCTGTTCGGGGACGACGCCCCGCTGCCGAAGCCGACCGGGCACGCTGCGCCGAGCGCCACCGCGACGCCGGGGCCCGTCGACGGTTCGGGTGCCGCGGACGCCACCGCGCAGCCCGTCACGGCTCCGCAGGCGGTCCCGCCGGGCACGGTGGTCGCGGAGACCGACGCCGTGTCGAAGTCCGGTGACACGTCGATCCACGTCCGCGTCGTCGCGAACGACCACGGGACGTTCGACGCGCAGCTCTCCGGCTACCGGACGACGAACCCGCAGCCGATGGGGGTGCAGTTCCGCCGCACGGCGCAGTACGGCGACGGCGGGGACGCCCGAGCGGTGGCCGACACCCGCTGGGCGGCCGACGGGCAGCCGCCCGCGACCGTCAGCCTGGCGGACGCCGGACCGTACCCGGACTGGCTCCACACGGTCGTGCTGGTGCCGGACCAGTCCGACGGCGACGACAGCAACCGACCGTGGGTCCACAAGGCGCTGGCCATCGGCGAGTTGTCGTGGTCGATCCCGAACCCCGAACCCGACCTGCACGTGACGCTCGGCACGGCTCGCCCGGGCGCGTACGGGTACGCGTTCGACGCCGACGACGAGACGCTCCGCGGGACGACCGGCACCCCGGTCGCCTACCGGGTCAACGAGGGTGACGACCAGACGACGATCGCCGAGCGCTTCGGCATCACCGTGTCCCAACTGCGGTGGCTCAACCCCAGCATGCAGACGGACGGCAAGGGGTGGGTGCTCGCCGGCTCCTGGATCAACCTGGACCCGGCCTCCCGCTGA
- a CDS encoding glycoside hydrolase family 3 C-terminal domain-containing protein, which yields MTTVDETTRASSPSPLTERIDALLGQLTTEEKVQLLTGRDFWTTWPIEKIGLRRILMSDGPSGVRGEVWDERDPSLNLPSATALSASWDRAIAKRYGAAAAVEARRKGVDVVLGPTINLHRSPLGGRHFEAFSEDPLLTGDLAASYVDGVQENGVAATPKHYIANDYETDRFTASTEVSDRALRELYLLAFEKAVTEAHAWAVMSSYNAINGVTASENDLLETPLNSEWGFDGIVVSDWTGVRSVDSAKASQDVAMPGPNPWWSEGPLLAAVQSGDVPMDAIDRKVRRILTLAARVGALEGFEPVAAQPVHVEDGVAFVREAEAEGTVLVRNTGVLPLDAAAVSRIALVGHNADQARTQGGGSATVVPEHVVTPIEGIRAAFPGATVEYAIGAVVQEGIAEFPLSTITNPSTGEPGARVAFVKDGEELYVEDRRATALFWFGGDAPTREADRLDITTTYTAQETGTVRIGVGAAGHSRLWVDGELVLDETVRVEGDQLGAAFLNPPARSVPVEVTEGQQVAIRIEYDVVQDDALGGVLAYQFGTEPSDADPAALIDAAVATARDADVAIVVVGTNSKVESEGYDRSTLALPGHQDDLVRAVAAANPNTVVVVNSGSPVEMPWREDVAAVLLTWFGGQEYGNALADVLTGAAEPGGRLPTTWPAALEDVPVANVTPVDGQVAYDEGVHVGYRAWLRAGTEPAYPFGHGLGYTTWTIDGVSASPTVTEGDAVIVTATVANTGDRAGKHVVQVYASRAESAVDRPVRWLVGFAPVRLGAGESTEVSIEVPARAFAHWDGAWRYEPGTFELHVGASVADIAGAASLELE from the coding sequence GTGACCACCGTGGACGAGACGACCCGCGCCTCCAGTCCGTCGCCGCTGACCGAGCGCATCGACGCGCTCCTCGGACAGCTGACGACCGAGGAGAAGGTCCAGCTGCTGACCGGGCGTGACTTCTGGACGACCTGGCCGATCGAGAAGATCGGGCTGCGCCGCATCCTGATGTCCGACGGGCCGTCCGGCGTCCGCGGCGAGGTGTGGGACGAGCGCGACCCGTCACTCAACCTGCCGTCCGCCACCGCCCTCTCGGCGAGCTGGGACCGGGCGATCGCGAAGCGCTACGGTGCCGCGGCTGCGGTCGAGGCCCGTCGCAAGGGAGTCGACGTCGTCCTCGGCCCGACCATCAACCTGCACCGTTCGCCCCTCGGCGGCCGCCACTTCGAGGCCTTCAGCGAGGACCCGCTGCTGACCGGCGACCTCGCCGCGTCGTACGTCGACGGCGTGCAGGAGAACGGTGTCGCCGCGACGCCGAAGCACTACATCGCGAACGACTACGAGACCGACCGCTTCACCGCGTCGACCGAGGTGTCGGACCGCGCCCTCCGCGAGCTGTACCTGCTCGCGTTCGAGAAGGCCGTCACCGAGGCGCACGCCTGGGCGGTCATGTCCTCCTACAACGCGATCAACGGCGTCACGGCGTCGGAGAACGATCTGCTCGAGACGCCCCTCAACTCGGAGTGGGGGTTCGACGGCATCGTCGTCTCCGACTGGACCGGTGTCCGCTCGGTGGACTCGGCGAAGGCGTCGCAGGACGTCGCGATGCCCGGACCGAACCCCTGGTGGAGTGAGGGACCGCTGCTGGCGGCCGTGCAGTCCGGCGACGTGCCGATGGACGCGATCGACCGCAAGGTCCGCCGCATCCTCACCCTGGCGGCGCGCGTCGGGGCGCTCGAGGGCTTCGAGCCCGTCGCCGCGCAGCCGGTGCACGTCGAGGACGGCGTCGCGTTCGTCCGCGAGGCCGAGGCAGAGGGCACCGTCCTCGTCCGCAACACCGGCGTGCTGCCGCTCGACGCCGCTGCGGTGTCGCGGATCGCGCTCGTCGGGCACAACGCCGACCAGGCCCGCACGCAGGGTGGCGGCTCGGCGACGGTGGTGCCCGAGCACGTCGTCACGCCGATCGAGGGCATCCGCGCCGCGTTCCCGGGTGCGACCGTGGAGTACGCCATCGGTGCTGTCGTGCAGGAGGGCATCGCCGAGTTCCCGCTGTCGACCATCACCAATCCGTCGACCGGGGAGCCCGGTGCCCGCGTCGCGTTCGTGAAGGACGGCGAGGAGCTGTACGTCGAGGACCGCCGTGCGACCGCGCTGTTCTGGTTCGGCGGTGACGCCCCGACGCGCGAGGCCGATCGGCTCGACATCACGACGACCTACACGGCGCAGGAGACGGGCACCGTCCGCATCGGCGTCGGTGCCGCCGGACACTCCCGCCTGTGGGTCGACGGCGAGCTCGTGCTCGACGAGACCGTGCGGGTCGAGGGCGACCAGCTCGGTGCCGCGTTCCTCAACCCGCCGGCTCGCTCGGTACCCGTCGAGGTGACCGAGGGCCAGCAGGTCGCGATCCGCATCGAGTACGACGTCGTGCAGGACGACGCGCTCGGCGGTGTGCTCGCCTACCAGTTCGGCACCGAGCCGAGCGACGCCGACCCGGCAGCGCTGATCGACGCCGCGGTCGCGACCGCACGCGACGCCGACGTGGCGATCGTCGTCGTCGGGACGAACAGCAAGGTGGAGTCCGAGGGGTACGACCGCTCGACGCTCGCGCTGCCGGGGCACCAGGACGACCTGGTCCGTGCCGTCGCCGCGGCGAACCCGAACACGGTCGTGGTGGTCAACTCCGGCTCGCCGGTCGAGATGCCGTGGCGGGAGGACGTCGCAGCGGTGCTGCTGACCTGGTTCGGCGGCCAGGAGTACGGCAACGCCCTGGCCGACGTGCTCACCGGTGCGGCGGAGCCGGGCGGGCGCCTGCCCACCACCTGGCCGGCCGCGCTCGAGGACGTGCCCGTCGCGAACGTCACCCCGGTCGACGGGCAGGTCGCGTACGACGAGGGCGTGCACGTCGGCTACCGGGCCTGGCTCCGCGCCGGCACCGAGCCCGCCTACCCGTTCGGGCACGGCCTGGGCTACACGACCTGGACGATCGACGGTGTCTCGGCATCGCCGACCGTCACCGAGGGGGACGCGGTGATCGTCACCGCGACCGTCGCGAACACCGGCGACCGCGCCGGCAAGCACGTCGTGCAGGTCTACGCCTCGCGCGCCGAGTCGGCCGTCGACCGTCCGGTGCGCTGGCTCGTGGGGTTCGCTCCCGTGCGCCTCGGGGCGGGGGAGTCGACCGAGGTCTCGATCGAGGTGCCGGCCCGTGCCTTCGCGCACTGGGACGGTGCCTGGCGCTACGAGCCCGGGACGTTCGAGCTGCACGTCGGTGCGTCGGTCGCCGACATCGCCGGTGCGGCGTCCCTCGAACTGGAGTGA
- a CDS encoding ribonuclease H has product MTIVAAADGSALGNPGPAGWAWYVDDDRWAAGGWPRATNNIGELTAVLQLLRATKHTGEPLHILCDSQYAIKACTEWLAGWKRKGWRKADGKPVLNVEIIKELDAELQGRKVTFEWVRGHVGHEMNEAADVRARGAATAYQNRTEVPSGPGWPDTDVPPAPEPVQFEPPATLF; this is encoded by the coding sequence GTGACCATCGTCGCCGCCGCAGACGGCTCCGCCCTCGGCAACCCCGGACCGGCCGGCTGGGCCTGGTACGTCGACGACGACCGCTGGGCCGCCGGCGGGTGGCCGCGGGCGACGAACAACATCGGTGAACTGACGGCCGTGCTGCAGCTGCTCCGCGCGACGAAGCACACCGGTGAGCCGCTGCACATCCTGTGCGACAGCCAGTACGCGATCAAGGCGTGCACCGAGTGGCTCGCCGGGTGGAAGCGGAAGGGCTGGCGGAAGGCCGACGGCAAGCCGGTCCTGAACGTCGAGATCATCAAGGAGCTCGACGCCGAGCTGCAGGGCCGGAAGGTCACGTTCGAGTGGGTCCGCGGGCACGTCGGTCACGAGATGAACGAAGCCGCCGACGTGCGCGCCCGCGGGGCCGCGACCGCCTACCAGAACCGCACCGAGGTGCCGTCCGGCCCGGGCTGGCCGGACACGGACGTCCCGCCCGCTCCGGAGCCGGTGCAGTTCGAACCGCCCGCGACCCTGTTCTGA
- a CDS encoding LLM class flavin-dependent oxidoreductase codes for MRELGFLSFVPNHGGTAGAAAALEDGLRLFETAESLGYGTGWVRGRHFEPFLTSPMTFFAAAAQRTSTIGFGTAVLGMRYEDPVRLAEDASTVDLLSGGRVQLGISTGIAGYGPILDPVFGTSERSFRDEAEARAARLLEVLQGEPLGTAGKGYESIPAGADLALQPLSQGLRDRVWWGGGSLGTAVRTAEKGLLLHCSTLNTEDTGAPFAEAQADQIAAYRERFAELHPHRVARVAVGRIVVPLLDDHDRQVHDEFLTGYASGMDDEGRPLSGPPFRFSKVLSGGIDEIVDALAADPAVQATDELVITLPANGDAAAHERLLRIVAEEIAPRLR; via the coding sequence GTGCGCGAACTCGGCTTCCTCTCCTTCGTCCCCAACCACGGCGGCACCGCAGGTGCGGCGGCTGCCCTGGAGGACGGGCTGCGGCTCTTCGAGACGGCCGAGTCGCTCGGCTACGGGACGGGCTGGGTGCGTGGCCGGCACTTCGAACCGTTCCTCACGAGCCCCATGACGTTCTTCGCGGCGGCCGCCCAGCGCACGAGCACCATCGGCTTCGGCACCGCCGTCCTCGGCATGCGCTACGAGGACCCGGTGCGGCTCGCCGAGGACGCCAGCACGGTCGACCTGCTCAGCGGCGGACGGGTCCAGCTCGGGATCAGCACCGGGATCGCCGGGTACGGCCCGATCCTCGACCCGGTCTTCGGCACCTCCGAGCGCAGCTTCCGCGACGAGGCCGAAGCCCGCGCGGCGCGTCTGCTCGAGGTCCTGCAGGGCGAACCGCTCGGCACCGCCGGGAAGGGCTACGAGAGCATCCCGGCCGGCGCGGACCTGGCGCTGCAACCGCTCTCGCAGGGGCTGCGGGACCGCGTGTGGTGGGGCGGCGGCAGCCTGGGCACGGCGGTCCGCACCGCCGAGAAGGGCCTGCTGCTCCACTGCTCGACGTTGAACACCGAGGACACCGGCGCACCGTTCGCCGAGGCGCAGGCCGACCAGATCGCGGCGTACCGGGAGCGGTTCGCCGAGCTGCACCCGCACCGCGTGGCCCGGGTCGCGGTCGGCCGGATCGTCGTCCCGCTGCTCGACGACCACGACCGGCAGGTCCACGACGAGTTCCTCACGGGGTACGCGAGCGGGATGGACGACGAGGGGCGTCCCCTGAGCGGTCCGCCCTTCCGGTTCAGCAAGGTGCTGTCGGGCGGCATCGACGAGATCGTCGACGCGCTGGCGGCCGACCCTGCGGTGCAGGCGACCGACGAGCTGGTGATCACCCTGCCGGCGAACGGGGACGCCGCGGCGCACGAGCGGCTCCTGCGGATCGTGGCCGAGGAGATCGCGCCGCGCCTGCGCTGA
- the nrdH gene encoding glutaredoxin-like protein NrdH gives MAVTVYTKPSCVQCTATYRALDNKGIQYEVLDVSADEAALEHVKSLGYMQAPVVVTDDDHWSGFRPDKIATLSAELA, from the coding sequence ATGGCCGTCACCGTCTACACCAAGCCGTCCTGCGTCCAGTGCACCGCGACGTACCGCGCCCTCGACAACAAGGGCATCCAGTACGAGGTGCTCGACGTCTCCGCGGACGAAGCCGCGCTCGAGCACGTCAAGAGCCTCGGCTACATGCAGGCCCCCGTCGTCGTGACCGACGACGACCACTGGTCGGGCTTCCGTCCCGACAAGATCGCGACGCTCAGCGCCGAACTCGCGTGA
- a CDS encoding DEAD/DEAH box helicase produces MTDVTTTPPLLAALPAAVDGVVDPDAVYQAFADWAGAGGRPLYPAQDEALIELVSGANVVLSTPTGTGKSLVAAGAHFAALAEGKRSYYTAPIKALVSEKFFQLVDLFGAHNVGMVTGDSSVNADAPIICCTAEILANTALRQGPDAEVDVVVMDEFHFYGDPDRGWAWQVPLLVLERAQFLLMSATLGDVTTIADDLSRRTGRPTARVTGVSRPVPLSYEYVLTPVQETVERLLEEGKAPIYIVHFAQAAALERAQALMSVKVASRERRDEIAEAIAGFRFSAGFGQTLSRLIRAGIGVHHAGMLPKYRRLVEQLAQRGLLPVICGTDTLGVGINVPIRSVLLTGLTKFDGSRMRQLSAREFHQIAGRAGRAGYDTEGDVVAEAPEHEIENARAVAKAGDDPKKKNKVKKKKAPEGFVSWGPASFDRLIAAEPEPMVSRMRITHAMVLAVVARGGDAFADVRSLVFENHEPRSRQLAMARRALSIARTLINARVIEKVDGQYRMTVDLPVNFALNQPLSPFALAAFELLDPESSTYALDMVSIVEATLDDPRAILAQQQFKERGEEVARMKREGIEYEERMELLEAVTWPKPLDELLTAAYEAYAAEQPWVLDFTLSPKSVVRDMYERAMTFGDFVRFYQLTRSEGLVLRYLSDAYRTMRQTISEEQRTPELDDLIEWLGEVVRQTDSSLVDEWEALVNGDVALAEAEHQEIAPPQPARLTGNPRAFRVLVRNALFQRVLLAAADDPEGLGMLDATSGFDRSAWDNVLEEYYEEHDAIGTDGDARSMEYLVLDENGAGRTWRARQIFADPEGDKDFGFSATVDLDASDEAGEAVVRVTEIGRFDGWSEVDVD; encoded by the coding sequence ATGACCGACGTCACCACCACCCCGCCGCTCCTCGCCGCCCTGCCCGCGGCGGTCGACGGCGTCGTCGACCCCGACGCGGTCTACCAGGCGTTCGCCGACTGGGCCGGAGCGGGCGGGCGGCCGCTCTACCCGGCGCAGGACGAAGCGCTCATCGAACTCGTCTCCGGCGCCAACGTCGTCCTCAGCACGCCGACGGGCACCGGCAAGTCGCTCGTCGCCGCCGGGGCGCACTTCGCGGCGCTCGCCGAGGGCAAGCGCAGCTACTACACGGCACCGATCAAGGCGCTCGTCTCCGAGAAGTTCTTCCAGCTCGTCGACCTGTTCGGCGCGCACAACGTCGGCATGGTGACCGGTGACTCGAGCGTCAACGCCGACGCCCCGATCATCTGCTGCACGGCGGAGATCCTCGCGAACACCGCGCTCCGCCAGGGTCCCGACGCCGAGGTCGACGTCGTCGTGATGGACGAGTTCCACTTCTACGGTGACCCCGACCGCGGGTGGGCGTGGCAGGTGCCGCTCCTCGTGCTCGAGCGTGCGCAGTTCCTGCTCATGTCGGCGACGCTCGGAGACGTCACCACCATCGCCGACGACCTGTCGCGCCGGACCGGTCGCCCGACCGCCCGCGTCACCGGCGTCTCGCGGCCCGTGCCGCTGTCGTACGAGTACGTGCTGACGCCCGTGCAGGAGACCGTCGAACGGCTGCTCGAGGAGGGCAAGGCACCGATCTACATCGTGCACTTCGCCCAGGCCGCGGCGCTCGAGCGGGCGCAGGCGCTCATGTCCGTGAAGGTGGCGTCGCGCGAACGCCGGGACGAGATCGCCGAGGCGATCGCCGGGTTCCGGTTCAGTGCCGGGTTCGGGCAGACCCTCTCGCGCCTGATCCGGGCCGGCATCGGCGTGCACCACGCCGGCATGCTCCCGAAGTACCGACGGCTCGTCGAACAGCTCGCGCAGCGCGGACTCCTGCCGGTGATCTGCGGTACCGACACCCTCGGCGTGGGCATCAACGTCCCCATCCGGTCCGTGCTGCTCACCGGCCTGACGAAGTTCGACGGCTCGCGCATGCGGCAGCTGTCCGCCCGCGAGTTCCACCAGATCGCCGGCCGCGCCGGCCGCGCCGGGTACGACACCGAGGGTGACGTCGTCGCCGAGGCGCCCGAGCACGAGATCGAGAACGCGCGCGCCGTCGCCAAGGCCGGAGACGACCCGAAGAAGAAGAACAAGGTCAAGAAGAAGAAGGCGCCCGAGGGCTTCGTGTCCTGGGGGCCGGCGTCGTTCGACCGGCTCATCGCCGCGGAGCCCGAACCGATGGTGTCGCGGATGCGGATCACGCACGCGATGGTGCTCGCGGTCGTCGCCCGCGGGGGAGACGCCTTCGCCGACGTCCGGTCGCTCGTGTTCGAGAACCACGAGCCGCGCTCCCGGCAGCTCGCGATGGCCCGGCGCGCACTGTCGATCGCCCGCACGCTGATCAACGCCCGGGTGATCGAGAAGGTCGACGGGCAGTACCGGATGACCGTCGACCTGCCCGTGAACTTCGCGCTCAACCAGCCGCTGTCGCCGTTCGCGCTCGCCGCGTTCGAGCTGCTCGACCCGGAGTCGTCGACGTACGCGCTCGACATGGTGTCGATCGTCGAGGCGACCCTGGACGACCCGCGCGCGATCCTCGCGCAGCAGCAGTTCAAGGAGCGCGGCGAAGAGGTCGCCCGCATGAAGCGTGAGGGCATCGAGTACGAGGAGCGGATGGAGCTCCTCGAAGCGGTGACCTGGCCCAAGCCGCTCGATGAACTGCTGACGGCCGCCTACGAGGCCTACGCGGCCGAGCAGCCGTGGGTGCTCGACTTCACGCTCTCGCCCAAGTCCGTGGTGCGCGACATGTACGAGCGGGCGATGACCTTCGGTGACTTCGTGCGGTTCTACCAGCTGACCCGGTCCGAGGGACTCGTGCTCCGCTACCTGTCCGACGCCTACCGGACCATGCGGCAGACCATCTCCGAGGAGCAGCGGACGCCCGAGCTCGACGACCTGATCGAGTGGCTCGGCGAGGTCGTACGGCAGACCGACTCGTCGCTCGTCGACGAGTGGGAGGCGCTGGTCAACGGTGACGTGGCGCTCGCCGAGGCCGAGCACCAGGAGATCGCACCGCCGCAGCCCGCGCGGCTCACCGGCAACCCGCGCGCGTTCCGGGTGCTCGTGCGGAACGCGCTGTTCCAGCGGGTGCTGCTCGCTGCGGCCGACGATCCCGAGGGCCTCGGGATGCTCGACGCGACGAGCGGGTTCGACCGGTCGGCCTGGGACAACGTGCTCGAGGAGTACTACGAGGAGCACGACGCGATCGGGACCGACGGCGACGCCCGGTCCATGGAGTACCTGGTGCTCGACGAGAACGGTGCCGGGCGGACCTGGCGGGCACGGCAGATCTTCGCCGACCCCGAGGGCGACAAGGACTTCGGCTTCTCGGCCACCGTCGACCTCGACGCGTCGGACGAGGCCGGCGAGGCCGTCGTGCGGGTCACGGAGATCGGCCGGTTCGACGGGTGGTCCGAGGTGGACGTGGACTAG
- a CDS encoding MFS transporter, protein MSAYGPLLKTPGVGRVIAAQLTARFPFGMLSLAYLLHVEHVFHSYGAAGLVLATTSIGQAIAGPLTSRWMGSWGMRPVLILTTAVALASMVVIAFTTMPLWGYVVVGFLGGLAVPPVQPAVRTIYPKMVTSSQLTPLFSLDASAQELIWVAGPVITTFVATQVGTVQAIVVAMVFLVVGGVWFIASPELGRVRIPRSKRAFGVVLKRPSVIVATLTGLLLIGACSAVEASVTSVFGEGSPNAGIVLAVFAIGSLAGGLALGHRPISKNTLWARMSIVFVGLALAVGGTDFWWLCLALVIAGAGIAPALAVMFGSVSATVKFSDTAEAYGWMGTGQLIGAAGGSAVAGFLIDANGPTGGMTVGAVMAAAGVLLPLFTRRWLPDLRGRDASPLPDTEPVTIPS, encoded by the coding sequence GTGAGCGCCTACGGACCCCTGCTGAAGACCCCCGGAGTCGGTCGCGTCATCGCAGCGCAGCTCACCGCACGCTTCCCGTTCGGCATGCTGTCGCTCGCTTACCTGCTGCACGTCGAGCACGTGTTCCACTCCTACGGCGCCGCGGGGCTCGTCCTCGCGACGACGAGCATCGGCCAGGCGATCGCCGGCCCGCTGACGAGCCGGTGGATGGGCAGCTGGGGCATGCGGCCCGTCCTGATCCTCACGACCGCGGTCGCCCTGGCGAGCATGGTCGTGATCGCGTTCACCACGATGCCGCTGTGGGGGTACGTCGTCGTCGGGTTCCTCGGCGGCCTGGCGGTGCCGCCCGTGCAGCCGGCGGTGCGCACGATCTACCCGAAGATGGTGACCTCGTCGCAGCTCACCCCGCTGTTCTCGCTCGACGCCAGCGCACAGGAACTGATCTGGGTCGCCGGCCCGGTCATCACCACGTTCGTCGCGACGCAGGTCGGCACGGTCCAGGCGATCGTCGTCGCGATGGTCTTCCTGGTCGTGGGCGGCGTGTGGTTCATCGCCTCCCCCGAGCTCGGCCGCGTGCGCATCCCCCGGTCGAAGCGTGCGTTCGGCGTCGTGCTGAAGCGTCCGTCGGTGATCGTCGCGACCCTGACCGGCCTGCTGCTCATCGGCGCGTGCTCGGCGGTCGAAGCGAGCGTCACCAGCGTCTTCGGCGAGGGCAGCCCGAACGCCGGCATCGTCCTCGCGGTGTTCGCCATCGGGTCGCTCGCCGGCGGTCTCGCACTCGGCCACCGACCGATCTCGAAGAACACGCTCTGGGCCCGCATGTCGATCGTCTTCGTCGGTCTCGCGCTGGCGGTCGGTGGCACCGACTTCTGGTGGCTCTGCCTCGCCCTCGTGATCGCGGGCGCGGGCATCGCCCCGGCCCTCGCGGTCATGTTCGGCTCCGTGTCCGCGACCGTGAAGTTCTCGGACACCGCCGAGGCGTACGGCTGGATGGGCACCGGGCAGCTCATCGGCGCCGCGGGCGGGTCCGCCGTCGCGGGCTTCCTCATCGACGCCAACGGGCCGACCGGCGGCATGACCGTCGGCGCGGTGATGGCCGCCGCAGGCGTGCTGCTCCCCCTCTTCACGCGACGGTGGCTGCCCGACCTGCGCGGCCGTGATGCGAGCCCTCTGCCGGACACCGAGCCGGTGACGATCCCGAGCTGA